In Parus major isolate Abel chromosome 1, Parus_major1.1, whole genome shotgun sequence, the following proteins share a genomic window:
- the LOC107212798 gene encoding protein Wnt-4a-like isoform X2 has protein sequence MKSPSFLCAVTASFPTLCPISAFALCSLVPSLVLLQARSSRDKRWHHAIHAISAASFASAVTCACSHGELHKHGCDHKIRGVSPEGFQWSGCSDNLFYGIDFSQAFVDSPERSCGVSSSRMLINLHNNESGRKGSPMLPEESASFCLSWPSTVLITLSWLLLVWRGVPASPPLFCAVSFSSHPTYDLGNNSLCSSLKGFPAPPAPLQ, from the exons ATGAAGTCTCCATCCTTCCTGTGTGCAGTGACAGCCTCTTTTCCCACCCTGTGCCCCATAAGTGCCTTTGCCCTCTGCAGCCTGGTGCCATctcttgtcctgctgcaggcacGCAGCAGTCGGGACAAGAGATGGCACCATGCCATCCATGCCATCTCCGCTGCCAGCTTTGCTTCTGCTGTcacctgtgcctgcagccacGGGGAGCTGCACAAGCATGGCTGTGACCACAAGATCCGAGGAGTCAGCCCTGAAG gtTTCCAGTGGTCAGGCTGCTCTGATAACCTGTTTTATGGGATTGACTTCTCTCAGGCCTTCGTGGACAGCCCCGAGAGGAGCTGCGGTGTCTCCTCCAGCCGAATGCTCATCAACCTGCACAACAATGAGTCAGGGAGGAAG GGCAGCCCCATGCTCCCAGAGGAGTCTGCatccttctgcctttcctggCCCAGCACTGTGCTGATTACCCTAAGCTGGCTCCTGCTTGTGTGGAGGGGGGTCCCAGCCTCCCCTCCACTCTTCTGTGCAGTCTCCTTTTCCTCACACCCCACCTATGATTTAGGAAATAATTCACTCTGTTCTTCTCTGAAGGGCTTCCCTGCCCCTCCAGCACCTCTTCAATAA
- the LOC107212798 gene encoding protein Wnt-5a-like isoform X1, whose product MKSPSFLCAVTASFPTLCPISAFALCSLVPSLVLLQARSSRDKRWHHAIHAISAASFASAVTCACSHGELHKHGCDHKIRGVSPEGGRRNGQQGEGFQWSGCSDNLFYGIDFSQAFVDSPERSCGVSSSRMLINLHNNESGRKGSPMLPEESASFCLSWPSTVLITLSWLLLVWRGVPASPPLFCAVSFSSHPTYDLGNNSLCSSLKGFPAPPAPLQ is encoded by the exons ATGAAGTCTCCATCCTTCCTGTGTGCAGTGACAGCCTCTTTTCCCACCCTGTGCCCCATAAGTGCCTTTGCCCTCTGCAGCCTGGTGCCATctcttgtcctgctgcaggcacGCAGCAGTCGGGACAAGAGATGGCACCATGCCATCCATGCCATCTCCGCTGCCAGCTTTGCTTCTGCTGTcacctgtgcctgcagccacGGGGAGCTGCACAAGCATGGCTGTGACCACAAGATCCGAGGAGTCAGCCCTGAAGGTGGAAGAAGAAAcgggcagcagggagaag gtTTCCAGTGGTCAGGCTGCTCTGATAACCTGTTTTATGGGATTGACTTCTCTCAGGCCTTCGTGGACAGCCCCGAGAGGAGCTGCGGTGTCTCCTCCAGCCGAATGCTCATCAACCTGCACAACAATGAGTCAGGGAGGAAG GGCAGCCCCATGCTCCCAGAGGAGTCTGCatccttctgcctttcctggCCCAGCACTGTGCTGATTACCCTAAGCTGGCTCCTGCTTGTGTGGAGGGGGGTCCCAGCCTCCCCTCCACTCTTCTGTGCAGTCTCCTTTTCCTCACACCCCACCTATGATTTAGGAAATAATTCACTCTGTTCTTCTCTGAAGGGCTTCCCTGCCCCTCCAGCACCTCTTCAATAA